The Fulvia fulva chromosome 6, complete sequence genome includes a window with the following:
- a CDS encoding Eukaryotic peptide chain release factor subunit 1, whose translation MSAPPQAGDAEKNIEIWKVKKLIKRLEQARGNGTSMISLIIPPKDQVSRAAKMLAEEFGTASNIKSRVNRLSVLSAITSTQQRLKLYSKVPPNGLVVYCGEIITSEGKERKINIDFEPFKPINTSLYLCDNKFHTEALSELLESDQKFGFIIMDGNGALFGTLSGNTRDVVAKFSVDLPKKHGRGGQSALRFARLREEKRHNYVRKVAEMAVQNFITADKVNVAGIILAGSADFKNDLNQSDLFDQRLQTKVIKVVDVSYGGENGFNQAIELSAETLSNVKFIQEKKLINTYFDHISQDSGKVCYGIGDTLKALEAGAAETLIVFENLEMTRWQLKSGEGGEIILHTTKQQEQDRTLFMDKETGQEMEVIDSMPFLEWLAEKYRDFGAQLEFVSDRSSEGNQFVRGFGGIGAILRYALNFEQLIDEEDVDNLVDEAPKDKSPALIESAKAPVVQHIEEAATATVPAEIETDKDLEVAKKLNSHSKAKLFAKKLLDRQDPATKMMRISHRPKVSSPLRAGITT comes from the exons ATGTCGGCTCCTCCCCAAGCAGGCGACGCCGAGAAGAACATCGAGATATGGAAAGTCAAGAAGCTCATCAAGCGCCTCGAACAGGCGCGAGGAAACGGTACCTCCATGATCAGCTTGATCATTCCGCCCAAGGATCAGGTCTCGCGTGCGGCCAAGATGTTGGCAGAAGAGTTTGGAACTGCTAGTAACATCAAATCTCGTGTCAACCGTCTTTCGGTCCTGTCCGCCATCACCTCGACCCAGCAGCGTCTGAAGCTGTACTCGAAAGTTCCACCGAATGGCCTGGTCGTATACTGTGGTGAAATCATCACCAGCGAAGGGAAAGAGCGGAAGATCAACATCGACTTCGAACCATTCAAGCCCATCAACACATCCTTATACCTTTGTGACAACAAGTTCCACACGGAAGCATTGAGCGAGCTGCTGGAGTCGGACCAGAAATTCGGCTTCATCATCATGGATGGTAATGGAGCACTCTTCGGCACCCTCTCCGGAAACACAAGAGATGTCGTTGCCAAGTTCAGCGTTGATCTACCAAAGAAGCACGGTCGTGGTGGTCAGTCTGCGCTGCGTTTCGCACGTCTGAGAGAAGAGAAGCGCCACAACTACGTTCGAAAGGTCGCAGAAATGGCGGTTCAGAACTTCATCACAGCCGACAAGGTCAATGTGGCCGGAATCATCCTTGCTGGAAGTGCAGACTTCAAGAACGACTTGAACCAGTCCGACCTGTTCGACCAACGTCTTCAGACCAAGGTCATCAAGGTCGTAGATGTTAGTTATGGAGGCGAGAACGGGTTCAACCAGGCCATCGAACTTTCTGCCGAGACGCTCTCGAACGTCAAGTTTATCCAGGAAAAGAAGCTTATCAACACCTACTTCGACCACATCAGCCAGGACAGTGGGAAGGTCTGCTATGGTATCGGTGATACCTTAAAGGCTCTCGAGGCCGGTGCTGCCGAGACGTTGATTGTCTTCGAGAACTTGGAGATGACCCGCTGGCAGCTCAAGAGCGGCGAGGGCGGCGAGATCATCCTCCACACGACGAAGCAGCAAGAGCAGGACCGTACTCTGTTCATGGACAAGGAGACTGGCCAGGAGATGGAAGTCATCGACTCCATGCCATTCCTTGAGTGGCTAGCTGAGAAGTACCGTGACTTCGGTGCTCAGCTGGAGTTTGTCTCCGACCGTTCTTCAGAGGGCAACCAATTCGTTCGTGGATTCGGTGGTATCGGCGCTATTCTACGCTACGCTCTCAACTTTGAGCAACTTATTGACGAGGAGGACG TGGACAACCTCGTAGACGAGGCGCCAAAAGACAAATCACCAGCACTAATTGAAAGTGCCAAGGCGCCCGTCGTGCAGCACATCGAGGAGGCTGCAACTGCTACTGTCCCAGCAGAGATTGAGACAGACAAGGATCTGGAAGTGGCGAAGAAGTTGAACAGTCACAGCAAAGCCAAGCTGTTCGCCAAGAAGCTACTCGACAGACAGGATCCAGCGACGAAGATGATGAGAATCAGCCACCGACCGAAG GTCTCTTCGCCACTGAGAGCCGGCATCACAACCTAG